In the genome of Brachypodium distachyon strain Bd21 chromosome 3, Brachypodium_distachyon_v3.0, whole genome shotgun sequence, the window GAACAACAACTATGGCAACCGAGATAAGAGTCGGCACGGAAAAGCTCGTTCAGAGTCCCGAGGAAAAGATAAGTTCTGCAggtattgtaagaaaaataatcatgttatTGAGGCTTGTtataaactgcagaacaaggagaaaaggaacggTACCTACAAACCGAAAGATAAGTTCGATGGTACTGGTAAGGCTGTTGTCGTTTCTACCGACAGCTCTAAGGGCGAATGCCTCGTTGTTTTTGCTGCTTGTATTTCCCGTGATGATGAATGAATTCTTGATACAACATGTTTCTTTCATAATTGTTGTAACAAGAATTGGTTCAATTCTTATGAGTTTGTGCAGACTGGAGATTTTGTGCGTGTGGGCAATGACAatccttgtcatattgttAGCGTTGGGTCCGTTCAGATCAAGacccatgatggcatgacacgcatgttgaaagaggtgaagcacataccaagcatgcaagaaatttgatctcaCTTAGTACCATGGATTGTGACGGGTACAAGTACGCCGGAGGGCGTAGACTTTTGAAGGTATCTAGAGGTTCTCTcattcacatgataggtgatatgaattctgccaaattatatgttcttagagGTAGCACTTTGCCTGGTTTTTCTGCTGCCGTTACACctaatgattctgatgattgtGCAAAAACGAATCTGTGGCATATGCGTTTTGGACATATGAGTGAACATGGGATGGCAGAGTTGGTCAAGAGAGAGCTGATCGATGGCTGCAACTTGAGTAAACTTGAGTTTTGTGAGCACTACGTTTATGGTAAGCACAAAAGGGTTAAGTTCATTTCTTTCGTTCATACCACCAAAGGCATattagattatgtgcatgctgatgtttggggACCCTCTCTTAAGACTTTTATTGGTGGTGCTAATTACATGCTTaccattattgatgattactcaagaaaagtttggccttattttctgaaacataaatctgatgtttttggtgcGTTCAAAAAAGTGGAAAACTATGgtagaaaagcaaactgaaaTGAAGGTAAAAATTTTGTGTACTGATAATGATGGTGAATTTGTttctgatgagtttgaggagtTTTACAGTAATGATGGTGTTATTAGGCACTACACGGTTGCCCGTACTCCATAGCAAAATGGCGTGGCTGAGCGCATGGACAGAACCATCATCTCTAGCGCCCGTTGCATGCTGTCCAATGCAGGTTTGGGCAGGCATTTTTGGGCTGAGGCAGCTTCCACCGCATGCTACCTCATAAACGGGTCACCTTCTATTccacttgacaagaaaactcCCATTGAAGTATGGTCTGGTAAACCTACTGATTATTCACGGTTGAGAGTTTTTGGTTGCACCGCTTATGCTCACATTGATAATGGAAAGCTAGAGCTTAGAGTTgttaagtgcatttttcttggctatggttCTGGAGTTAAAGCTTTCAGGTTGTGGAATCCTGAAGCTAAAAAGATTTTGCTGAGCAGGAATGTTGTCTTTAATGAAAAAGTTATGTATCATGAAACTTTGTCCATTGATGCTTCTTGGattgaagaggagagacttAAAGTGCAGATGGAGCGcgttgatgaaattgttggcaacgatgatgctcaggttgatcatggtaatgatgatgggaacaatgatgataataatgatgatattgttccaccctcaccacctgttttgcagcaacccAGACGGTCTATTGCAGCTGACCGCGCAAAGAGGAATAAAGGTCCACACGCATGTTTAATTGAAAAGTGTgatcttgtttattatgctttgagttgtgcagAACAGGTGGAGCATGAAAGTGAACCGGCCACATATAATGAAGCTGTTGTTTCCGGCGACCGTGTGAAGTGGTTGTCTGTCATGcaagaggagatgcaatctCTTGAGAAGAATGGCACATGAGATGTTGTGCCCTTgcctaaacaaaagaaggccgTTCGCCGCAAGTGGATTTTCAAGAGAAATGAGGGTTTGTCTCCTAACGAGCCTATGAGGTTTAAGGCAAGGTTAGTGGCAAAAGGTTTCGGTCAAATATCAGGTATTGATGCTATGCGTGAAtttgagcttgagcagttagatgtgaatactgcatttttgcatggagagcttgaggaggaaatatacatggaccaaCCTGAAGGGTTCATAGTTCCTAGTAAAGAGGAGTTTGTTCGTAAGTTGAAGAAGTCCCTTTATGGTTCGTTCACTCCTGATTTATCATATGCTATGAGTTTGGTCAATCGTTACATGGCTAATCCTGGTAAAGAACATTGGAAAGCTGTTCAGTGGATTTTCAGATATCTCCGTGGCACATCCAATGCTTGCTTGAAGTTTGGCAAGACTGATGAGGGACTCGCTGGCTAtgtggattcagattttgcCGCCGACTTGGATAAGAGGAGATCCCTCACAGGTTATGTGTTCACGGTAGGTGGATGTGTTGTGAGTTGGAAGGCAACACTGCAACCAGTTGTTGCTCAATCTAAAACCGAAGCAGGATATATGGCTATTGCTGAAACTTGCAAAGAGTCTGTTTGGTTGAAGGGTTTATATGCTGAGCTTTGTCaagatgtttcttgcattaacCTGTTTTGTGACAGTCAAAGTGCCATTTACCTTACTAAGGATCAGATGCTTCATGAGAGAaccaagcacattgatgtcaagtatcattttgTTCGTGACGTTGTTGCACAAGGTAAATTGAAGGTATGCAAGATCAGCACTCATGATAATCctgctgatatgatgacaaagccTGTTCCTATTGCTAAGCTTGAGCCATGCTAAATCTTAGTTGGTATAACTGTTTAGCTCCTAATGGTTGTTGGCGCCgaaagtgttttttttgtttcaggaGTTGTTACTGTTCATGCTACAAGGAGGAATTGgtctcaaggtggagtttgttggATTGTGATCCAAATTCTCAGGGGTCGGAAGTTCCGGCTCAActtccggaagttccggcccaacttctGGCTGGAATGGCCCAACCTCCGgttgctctctgttactttcCGGGGTAATGCGGAACTTGCTGCGGAAACTTCGTATATTCAAGAATAAGCGGAACTTTCggcctccaaccggaacttccggtgtgccCGTTACGGATCTGATTTGACCTAATGCTCCTGTTATATATACCTCTTGTAAGCCGCCGTTTTGGAATGAGTTAAGTTCGTGAAATATCCCaggcgttgtaaacactccTCATATAGTGAAGTTTTGCTGGTTGACGCTCGTTGTTTCAGAGGGTTTTTCATGTTAAATCcgtatatatatgttttttttctttatttggttttttggtttttgctTGTCGCGTtgataaaaagaaaacagtgGCCACGGCTTGCAATCGGTCCTGGTCGAAGGCCCGGAGCCAGCGATGGGTGGAAGGAGGTGCGCGGTTGGCGGGGTCCAGAGTTTCGGCGTGTTCTGAGATTCGTGCTGAGATCATCCGGCAAAGCACAGAAGAAGCTTCACTTGCTCACGTCCACCTCTCTGTGTTGCGAAATTTCAAGCGTGGGACACGTAGCGTCCTAGTCCTGTGACACCAGATTAGAAACAGATTCATGTGTCCTCCCTTCGGTACGTACGTGTGGCTGCAGGGACGAGTACTGTCATCACCATCAAAGCCACCTAACACTCATTTATCGGCAGCGTTCCACATCAGAGCACCAGCTAGCAACGTTCGGTCGAGCTTATCAGCTAGCTTAGCAATGCCACCGCCGACGACACTCTCCCTGGCGTCGCAGCTGCTGCTTGTGATGTCCAagctcctcatcctcctcttctccggcgccggcgcgcgcgcggcgccgtGGATCACCACGAAGGCCGTGCCGCGGCTGCCGGGGTACAGcggcgccctgcctttctcgCTGGAGACAGGGTACGTGGGGCTGGACGACGGCGTGCGGCTCTTCTACTACTTTATCCAGTCGGAGCGCGCCCCGGCGGAGGACCCCGTCCTGCTCTGGCTGACCGGCGGGCCCGGTTGCTCCGCCCTCTCCGGACTCGTCTACGAGGTCGGCCCGCTCTCCTTTGATTTCGACGGCTACAAGGGAGGCCTGCCGACTCTGCTCCGAAAGACGGAGGCTTGGACAAAGGCAAGTTTTACTTACCGTGCCTATCCAAAACGTGGCCGCTTTATTTTCGGATTTTAGGAAGCTGCTTCTCTTAGAAGCGTGGAGAAACCGCATCGCAAATTTAGTTAGCCTTCTAAAATAGTTTAGGTCAACTAGTTTAgtagcctaatcaaatttagacGACGGTTTCTTCAGGAAGCCAAGAAAAGGTAGCTTGTTGGAAAAGCCAGCCCAAAaaaccgaaaagaactggcccaTGTATATGTACTTTGGCCATCTGCGTTACTGCGTAGAGAAAAACAAGCAGGTCTATATGGAAGTTTTTCCTATCAGCCACCCAAAATTCACGGTTCTAAGCTAAAAACTGCATCTTGAGTGAGTGTGGTTACCTTAAAAAAGCTTGatttaaaacaaaactagatgTATACTTGTTTGTGGACGGAGGAGAGAGGAAACAAGTATCTTTACCGCTCAATTTGTTGTACTCCTTGATGACGTGTCCTGGTTTTGACCTGGACTCGCCAGTGGACCGTCTAgtcagcttcttcttccttctctacTCCGCCGCTCGACACAATGCCCCAAGTTCACGGACTTGTTTCCACGGCCTTCCACATGCTTGGTCTCAGAATAGTGACTCAGCTTCTTCCCCAGGCCGTCGCTGCCTCCGCCAGTCCGCCTCCGCGCTGGCCTTCTCTATCGGTGAGCTGCTGCTTGTGCTGCCCCAGATTGGCAGATTACAGCGGTACAGCCTCTCCGACGAGTTTGATGAGGTCAACAACCTCGCCATCGATGGCTTTGACCGGCCGGGCTACAGCCAAGAGCAGCAGCATACCTACAGCACGTGGCGATAAGCTCACGGTGCAGGGCTTCGTCGACCCGCCCGCTGCTGCCGGACCCGGCTGAGAACTCGGGCTGCTCACCGTGTCCCCATCAACGGCAACGTCGCAACGAGCACGCCAGCACCATGTACGACCACGCGGCGGTCCCGGGCGCTTCCAATGTGCTCTCTCCCCGCGATGGTCGCGGCGAGCGAGGCCGCAGGCTGGCAGCGGCGAGCTGCAGGATATGGGTGAACGGGTCACGTTCTGCTGCACACCAACTGCTCGACCAAATGCCTAggacgaagaacaagaagaaggtgagGTGGATGCCAACTTGGACCACCACACTCAGGGTCAAAAAATCACGCCATGTCGTCAACAATACCAGTTCGGGTCAGGTCGGGGACTAAATTTCTACCGTTTAGAAAGAGAAGGGACGGAATATCTACTAATTTTTCTTACGGTACAATCTCAAAAACGAACTATGCGACGAGTTGTTTCTCTTCATAATAGTTCCTTCCTACTTTTTTGCTCCCCTGTATAATTAACGGTGTTAACcgggagtagtatatataaTATGTGTATTGTGCTGTTTGGTTTGTAGGTTAGCAATATCATCTTCGTGGATTCTCCTGCAGGGACCGGTTTCTCTTATGACACCACACACGGTACCATACCTAGCGACACCACGGTTGTTCACCAGCTGCGAATTTTCCTCGAAACGGTTGGTTGCACTACCCATCGAtctctttttttaatatgaTCTTCTATGTAGTACAAATTAATCAACTGTGGAATTTTCCACTTGCATTACTCTTTTCCATGAAGTGGTTTGATGAGCACCCACAGTTCTTGGCAAATCCGCTCTACATCACGGGCGATTCATATAGCGGCATAATCATACCTTCTCTTGCCATGGAAATAGCTAAAGGTAATCATATTTCCTTCACACTTCTTCCGCCGATGGATACTTGTCTTACAAGTTTGTTGAAAGCACATGTGTTTTTCCCCCTCACGAGTATAAACTGAATTGTTTTTAACTTCATGATGCTTTCATTTCAGGGATAGAATCTGGTGATGAGCGACTTATTAATCTAAAGGTATCCTATATTTACTGCCATGAATTATGTTCTAATTAAGATATAATTCACTTTATCTGTTGTGTTATTGTCATGTTTTACCTTTTTTAGATCTTTGTGTCTACACATGTATCTTCTTTGCTCATATCTAAATCAGTGAGCTGAACTGATAAGGAAGGGCCTCTGTGAGAATCCTGATGACAACCCATCACTCCATCAGCGTAGGAGTACTTACAATCCCCTCTTCTTGAGAACCGGTTTGCCCCTACACTGGTGCCTGCTTTGAAACGCCGCCGTAGGTCAAAGATGCTCTCCTAGGTAGTTTCGTCAATAGGCCCGTACCCACAAGCATGTGCAGAGTGTGCGCTTGCACAGAACCTCAAATAGGTAGGGTCTCCAAAATTAAATAACATTAGTTAAGAGATTAAGTatgcatagttttttttacagcaagtATGCATAGTTAAAGCCtgcctctcctccctctctccaaCGTTATCCATCTATAgtagtgaaaagaaaatatctACACACTGTGTTAATATGTGCCTTTGTTCCTATAAATATTTGTTTAAGCACCGTTATATTTATCTGTGATCATGTAATCTCTATAAAGAGTGATCAATTAATAACCATGCGAAAATTTATCTGATATTTGTAGGGTGTTATTGCTGGCAATCCACTGACTGACATAAGATTAGACGACAATGGTCGACTTCCGTTTCTTCACGGGATGGGAATTATACCAGATGAACTCTACGAGGTGACATAGTTAAATTTGTCTTTGCATATTTAATTCGGCATATTCACAGAAAAAATGGGTACGGAATTCCAAAAATCTTATCGACGTATCAAAGCAAATAACATTCTTCTCAACCAGATCAACTAACTAAAATATTGTTTACTACCTTCCTATTTATTTTGGACAGCGCTGAAGTGGAAAATACTATGGCAACGCCGAAAAATATAAGATATATGCCACTGCATTTTTTGCGGTTTCGGAAAATACCactgcagttttttttatctttagTAATAATATATAATTACTTAATTAGCTTGAATATCCACCCTGCAGCCTGCTCGGAAAAGCTGTAAAGGAGAATACCGCAGTCCATGGAATGCTGCATGTGCCAATTCCCTCCAAGCTATCAAGGATGTAAGTGACAATATCAAGCATGAACTTATTGAGAGCAGGTGGGTGAGACTCAGTGTTTTTTTGGTGTGGGCATGCAGTGCATAAGGGATTTAAATGGTGTGCATGTCCTGGAGCCAAGTTGTCCGGAGTATCCTGACCTCTCAATTGTTCAGAAGAAGCCGACGACGTTGCCAAATAATGGGACAAAGCGGTCGATGCTAGAGTCAGCAGCACTTTCGTCTGTGTGCAGGGTAAATTTAGATCGATCTCCAATATGTGTGCTCAATTTTCATTTTGATTTCTCGatcattttctcctttttgGATCAACTTTGTTTCGTACTACCATTGCTTAATTGCCATGCTTCTTTTGGTTAATAAATGCAGAATTCCACCTACTTCTTATCCGAAG includes:
- the LOC100828606 gene encoding serine carboxypeptidase-like 10, with product MPPPTTLSLASQLLLVMSKLLILLFSGAGARAAPWITTKAVPRLPGYSGALPFSLETGYVGLDDGVRLFYYFIQSERAPAEDPVLLWLTGGPGCSALSGLVYEVGPLSFDFDGYKGGLPTLLRKTEAWTKVSNIIFVDSPAGTGFSYDTTHGTIPSDTTVVHQLRIFLETWFDEHPQFLANPLYITGDSYSGIIIPSLAMEIAKGIESGDERLINLKGVIAGNPLTDIRLDDNGRLPFLHGMGIIPDELYEPARKSCKGEYRSPWNAACANSLQAIKDCIRDLNGVHVLEPSCPEYPDLSIVQKKPTTLPNNGTKRSMLESAALSSVCRNSTYFLSEVWTNNEAVRESLGIHKGTVPLWQRCDFHLPYTKEISSTVGEHLALITGGYRSMVYSGDHDSKISYVGTQAWIKQLNLSIKDDWRPWYVDSQVAGFTRAYSNNFTYATVKGAGHTAPEYMPRECLAMIDRWLSGRPL